The window TGCAGGCAATAAAAGAGCAAAAAGAAGCGGCCTGACATTAACCAAGATATAGATAGTAACTTTGACTAACTTAAAAAATAAAACCTGATGAATTCAACTTTTTATGAATTCATTAATTCTGGAGGAAAAATAAAATGGCAGATATTACCAAAGATGATGTTATTGAGTTTGTAGCAAATATGTCGGTACTTGAGCTTTCCGAACTTATCAAGGAGATGGAGGAGAAGTTTGGAGTTTCTGCAGCAGCGCCTGTTGCGATGATGATGTCGGGTGCCGTTGATACGGGTGCAGGCGCCAAAGAGGAAGAAAAGACGGAGTTTAACGTTATTCTAACCGGTTTTGGTGATAAGAAAATTCAGGTGATCAAGGAAGTCAGGGCTATTACCGGTCTTGGGCTTAAA of the Anaerolineae bacterium genome contains:
- the rplL gene encoding 50S ribosomal protein L7/L12, with product MADITKDDVIEFVANMSVLELSELIKEMEEKFGVSAAAPVAMMMSGAVDTGAGAKEEEKTEFNVILTGFGDKKIQVIKEVRAITGLGLKDAKTLVDGVPAPVKEGIAKDEAEKIKTQLEEAGAQVELK